A region of Streptomyces deccanensis DNA encodes the following proteins:
- a CDS encoding penicillin acylase family protein, translated as MPWRTPRTSRNAPDRLRTPRGFPEFLKAASLCALVAGLLSPLSPASPAAAADTGSVQAAAVTDHCGGQCSDILPPGQNGNATLAQILLNQGFGSMPENASNQLGPYNNLATGYPGLTNSTINTFFNDASFGVAADQVASTLKPAGRTDVTIVRDKKTGVPHITGTTRYGTEFGAGYAAAQDRLWLMDVFRHVGRGKLTPFAGGAPSNQGLEQEFWRHAPYTEADLQAQIDKAVAANGERGRLALADVNAYVAGINAYIDASDSGRYFPGEYVLTGHKDSVTNAGTIEKFKPTDLVALASVIGALFGSGGGGEVNNALSLLAAQEKYGVTEGTEVWESFRERNDPEAALTVHDGSFPYATKPANPQGMALPDDGTVTEEPLVYDRTGSAATSASRNLSSQATDSALSSARRGMSNALVVSGEHTASGHPVAVFGPQTGYFAPQLLMLQEIQGPGISARGASFAGLSMYVELGRGQDYAWSATTSGQDIIDAYAVELCQDDVHYLYHGTCTAMEKIEQTNAWKPTTADSTPAGSYRMQVWRTKYGPVTHRATVDGKKVAYTTLRSSYLNEAESIIGFQMLNDPDYVKGPETFQKAVQNINYTFNWFYADSTHTAYYNSGDNPVRAASVDPEFPAWAQSAYEWRGWNPTTNTADYTPPSAHPNSVDQDYYISWNNKQAADYTTAPWGNGSVHRGNLLDDRVKRLVAAGGVTRASLTKAMAEAGLADLRAEDVVPDLLKVINSGTVTDSAAAAAVTKLQTWVTSGSKRTETSAGSKTYANAEAIRILDAWWPLLVKAEFEPGLGTDLYNAITANLPVDESPSAAHGPTGSHAGSSFQYGWWSYVDKDIRSVLGETVRGPLANQYCGGGSLSACRTLLINTLKEAAGKTAAQVYPGDAYCSAGDQWCADSIIQQPLGGIKHNKISWQNRPTYQQVVEFTSHR; from the coding sequence ATGCCCTGGCGCACCCCACGCACCTCACGCAACGCACCGGACAGACTGAGAACTCCCCGTGGATTCCCGGAGTTCCTCAAGGCCGCCTCCCTATGCGCACTCGTTGCCGGTCTTTTGTCGCCTCTTTCCCCGGCTTCCCCGGCGGCGGCCGCCGACACCGGGTCCGTGCAGGCCGCGGCGGTCACCGACCACTGCGGCGGACAGTGCTCCGACATCCTGCCGCCCGGCCAGAACGGCAACGCCACCCTCGCCCAGATCCTGCTCAACCAGGGGTTCGGCTCCATGCCGGAGAACGCGAGCAACCAGCTCGGCCCCTACAACAACCTGGCCACCGGCTACCCGGGCCTCACCAACTCCACCATCAACACCTTCTTCAACGACGCCTCCTTCGGTGTGGCCGCCGACCAGGTCGCCTCCACCCTGAAGCCGGCCGGCCGCACCGACGTCACGATCGTCCGCGACAAGAAGACCGGTGTGCCGCACATCACGGGCACCACCCGCTACGGCACCGAGTTCGGCGCGGGCTACGCCGCCGCCCAGGACCGGCTGTGGCTGATGGACGTCTTCCGGCACGTCGGCCGCGGCAAGCTGACCCCGTTCGCGGGCGGCGCCCCCTCCAACCAGGGCCTGGAGCAGGAGTTCTGGCGCCACGCCCCCTACACCGAGGCCGACCTCCAGGCCCAGATCGACAAGGCGGTCGCCGCCAACGGCGAGCGCGGTCGGCTGGCCCTCGCCGACGTCAACGCGTACGTCGCCGGCATCAACGCCTACATCGACGCCTCCGACAGCGGCCGCTACTTCCCCGGCGAGTACGTCCTGACCGGCCACAAGGACTCCGTCACCAACGCCGGCACCATCGAGAAGTTCAAGCCCACCGACCTGGTCGCCCTGGCCTCCGTCATCGGCGCCCTCTTCGGCTCCGGCGGCGGCGGCGAGGTCAACAACGCCCTCTCGCTGCTGGCCGCCCAGGAGAAGTACGGCGTCACCGAGGGCACCGAGGTCTGGGAGTCCTTCCGCGAGCGCAACGACCCCGAGGCCGCCCTCACCGTCCACGACGGCAGCTTCCCGTACGCCACCAAGCCCGCGAACCCGCAGGGCATGGCCCTCCCCGACGACGGCACGGTCACCGAGGAACCCCTCGTGTACGACCGCACCGGCAGCGCCGCCACCTCGGCCTCCAGGAACCTCTCCTCCCAGGCCACCGACAGCGCCCTCAGCTCGGCCCGGCGCGGCATGTCCAACGCCCTCGTCGTCAGCGGCGAGCACACCGCGAGCGGCCACCCCGTCGCCGTCTTCGGCCCGCAGACCGGCTACTTCGCGCCCCAACTCCTCATGCTCCAGGAGATCCAGGGCCCGGGCATCAGCGCCCGTGGCGCCTCCTTCGCGGGCCTGAGCATGTACGTCGAGCTGGGCCGGGGCCAGGACTACGCCTGGAGCGCCACCACCTCCGGCCAGGACATCATCGACGCGTACGCCGTCGAGCTGTGCCAGGACGACGTCCACTACCTCTACCACGGCACCTGCACGGCCATGGAGAAGATCGAGCAGACCAACGCCTGGAAGCCCACCACCGCCGACTCCACCCCGGCGGGTTCGTACCGCATGCAGGTCTGGCGCACCAAGTACGGCCCCGTGACCCACCGCGCCACGGTCGACGGCAAGAAGGTCGCCTACACCACCCTGCGCTCCTCGTACCTGAACGAGGCCGAGTCGATCATCGGTTTCCAGATGCTGAACGACCCGGACTACGTCAAGGGCCCCGAGACCTTCCAGAAGGCCGTCCAGAACATCAACTACACGTTCAACTGGTTCTACGCCGACTCCACGCACACGGCGTACTACAACAGCGGCGACAACCCGGTGCGCGCGGCGAGCGTCGACCCCGAGTTCCCGGCCTGGGCGCAGTCGGCCTACGAGTGGCGGGGCTGGAACCCCACCACCAACACCGCCGACTACACCCCGCCCTCCGCCCACCCCAACTCCGTCGACCAGGACTACTACATCTCCTGGAACAACAAACAGGCCGCCGACTACACCACCGCCCCCTGGGGCAACGGCTCCGTCCACCGCGGCAACCTCCTCGACGACCGCGTCAAACGCCTGGTCGCCGCGGGCGGTGTCACCCGGGCCTCGCTGACCAAGGCCATGGCCGAGGCGGGCCTCGCCGACCTGCGGGCCGAGGACGTCGTCCCCGACCTGCTCAAGGTCATCAACAGCGGCACGGTCACGGACTCCGCGGCCGCCGCGGCGGTCACCAAGCTCCAGACCTGGGTCACGTCCGGCTCGAAACGCACGGAGACCTCCGCCGGTTCGAAGACCTACGCCAACGCCGAGGCCATCCGCATCCTGGACGCCTGGTGGCCCCTGCTGGTGAAGGCCGAGTTCGAACCCGGCCTCGGCACCGATCTCTACAACGCCATCACCGCCAACCTGCCCGTCGACGAGTCCCCGTCCGCCGCGCACGGCCCGACCGGCTCGCACGCCGGCAGCTCCTTCCAGTACGGCTGGTGGAGCTACGTCGACAAGGACATCCGCTCGGTGCTGGGCGAAACCGTGCGGGGCCCGCTGGCGAACCAGTACTGCGGCGGCGGCAGTCTCAGCGCCTGCCGCACGCTCCTGATCAACACCCTCAAGGAGGCGGCCGGCAAGACAGCCGCGCAGGTCTACCCCGGCGACGCGTACTGCTCGGCGGGCGACCAGTGGTGCGCCGACTCGATCATCCAGCAGCCCCTGGGCGGCATCAAGCACAACAAGATCAGCTGGCAGAACCGGCCGACCTACCAGCAGGTCGTGGAGTTCACCTCACACCGGTGA
- a CDS encoding serine-threonine protein kinase yields MADPGMSVTPYWELTFDADGDVDTGQRDRLLDGVRKRGVADLVVFAHGWNSDRSGATRLYSRFFEPFPTLAPKAKLGYVGVLWPSMRFSDEPIPDFKPVPALAPGRPALDKHTRNALVEVFPERATVVEQLARLLEQRPDADTSLEEFGRLVRLLVEVEPQGPQGAFAADTVTGGVPEGLPGMLCGDTVAVCADFAAALAEVETSGVPTGAAITPPQAWDGAHELLRQATYFAMKRRAGTVGERGLGPLLGRLARTSPQVRVHLVGHSFGARLVSFALRGLPEGVHSVKSVTLLQAAFSHYAFAARLPHDTGSSGVLSGQQKRVDGPLVCCHSKHDSALGTIYPLASRMAGDARTVLGLSVNSLLGRKWGALGYGGVQAVKGTRSFKLADALTAQLPTTGCVNIDASAVVKRGGAPSGAHSDICHRELARVVLAAGRIT; encoded by the coding sequence ATGGCGGATCCGGGAATGAGCGTGACTCCCTACTGGGAACTGACCTTCGACGCGGACGGGGACGTGGACACCGGTCAACGGGACCGGCTGCTCGACGGCGTACGCAAGCGCGGGGTGGCGGATCTGGTCGTCTTCGCGCACGGCTGGAACAGCGACCGGTCCGGCGCGACCCGGCTCTACAGCCGCTTCTTCGAGCCGTTCCCCACACTCGCGCCGAAGGCGAAGCTGGGGTACGTCGGAGTGCTGTGGCCCTCGATGCGGTTCTCGGACGAGCCGATTCCGGACTTCAAGCCGGTGCCGGCCCTCGCGCCCGGCCGCCCCGCGCTCGACAAGCACACGCGGAACGCGCTGGTGGAGGTCTTCCCCGAGCGGGCCACCGTCGTCGAGCAGTTGGCCCGGCTGCTGGAGCAACGGCCGGACGCGGATACCTCGTTGGAGGAGTTCGGCCGACTCGTGCGGCTGCTGGTCGAGGTGGAGCCGCAGGGGCCGCAGGGCGCGTTCGCGGCGGACACCGTCACGGGAGGGGTGCCAGAGGGCCTGCCCGGGATGCTGTGCGGGGACACGGTGGCGGTGTGCGCGGACTTCGCGGCGGCGCTGGCGGAGGTCGAGACCTCGGGGGTGCCCACCGGGGCCGCCATCACGCCGCCCCAGGCGTGGGACGGCGCCCACGAACTCCTGCGTCAGGCGACCTACTTCGCGATGAAGCGCCGGGCGGGGACGGTCGGCGAGCGGGGGCTCGGGCCGCTGCTCGGACGACTCGCGCGGACCTCGCCGCAGGTGCGGGTGCACCTCGTCGGGCACAGCTTCGGCGCCCGTCTGGTGTCGTTCGCGCTGCGCGGGCTGCCCGAGGGCGTGCACAGCGTCAAGTCGGTGACGCTCCTTCAGGCCGCCTTCTCGCACTACGCGTTCGCGGCCCGGCTGCCGCACGACACGGGGTCGAGCGGTGTGTTGAGCGGCCAACAGAAGCGTGTCGACGGCCCGTTGGTGTGCTGCCACTCCAAACACGACTCGGCGCTCGGCACGATCTACCCGTTGGCCTCCCGGATGGCGGGCGACGCGCGCACGGTGCTGGGGCTGAGCGTCAACAGCCTGCTGGGCAGGAAGTGGGGCGCCCTCGGCTACGGCGGGGTGCAGGCCGTCAAGGGCACGCGGTCGTTCAAGCTGGCCGACGCGCTCACGGCCCAGCTGCCGACGACGGGGTGTGTGAACATCGACGCCTCGGCCGTGGTGAAGCGCGGCGGCGCGCCCTCCGGCGCCCACAGCGACATCTGCCACCGCGAGCTGGCCCGGGTGGTGCTGGCGGCGGGCCGGATCACCTGA
- a CDS encoding exo-beta-N-acetylmuramidase NamZ domain-containing protein produces the protein MHLSRRTFLAASTAATAATATAATAGLTTAPPAEAARPGLRTGFERLTHDGYKLLGGQKVGIVTNPTGVTRDARHIVDVMHADDRVDLRAVFGPEHGFRGTAQAGGSEGRHDDPATGLPVYDTYQKSGRPLADIFTASGVDTIVFDIQDVGARFYTYIWTLYDCMEAAQLAGKRFVVLDRPNPVTGRAAQGPVLHKEFATFVGRQPIAQAHGMTVAELARLFNGEFLTTPVPLETVLMSGWKRSRFYDESGLPWVPPSPNMPTPDTALVYSGTCLFEGTNLSEGRGTTRPFELLGAEGIDRRWAAAANELGLPGAHFREAYFAPTFSKFQGKTVGGVQIHVHDRAAYDPVRTGIGLLVTARAVWSGFAWRPDNWIDKLTGSARVRTMIDAGADTDEVVAGWQEELAAFRRVRKEYLLYR, from the coding sequence ATGCACCTCTCCCGCCGCACCTTCCTCGCCGCCTCCACGGCGGCAACGGCGGCCACAGCCACCGCGGCCACCGCCGGCCTCACCACCGCACCCCCGGCCGAGGCAGCCCGCCCAGGGCTCCGCACCGGCTTCGAGCGGCTCACCCACGACGGCTACAAACTGCTCGGCGGCCAGAAGGTCGGCATCGTCACCAACCCGACCGGCGTCACCCGCGACGCCCGCCACATCGTGGACGTGATGCACGCCGACGACCGCGTGGACCTGAGGGCCGTCTTCGGCCCGGAGCACGGCTTTCGCGGCACCGCCCAGGCCGGCGGCTCCGAGGGCCGCCACGACGACCCGGCGACGGGGCTGCCCGTGTACGACACGTACCAGAAGAGCGGCCGTCCCCTCGCGGACATCTTCACCGCCTCCGGCGTGGACACGATCGTCTTCGACATCCAGGACGTGGGCGCCCGCTTCTACACGTACATCTGGACGCTGTACGACTGCATGGAGGCGGCTCAGCTGGCCGGGAAGCGCTTCGTCGTGCTGGACCGGCCGAACCCGGTGACCGGACGCGCCGCCCAAGGCCCCGTGCTGCACAAGGAGTTCGCGACGTTCGTCGGGCGGCAGCCCATCGCGCAGGCGCACGGGATGACGGTGGCGGAGCTGGCGCGCCTGTTCAACGGGGAGTTCCTCACCACGCCCGTACCGCTGGAGACCGTACTGATGTCGGGGTGGAAGCGGTCACGGTTCTACGACGAGTCCGGGCTGCCGTGGGTGCCGCCGAGCCCGAACATGCCGACGCCGGACACCGCGCTCGTCTACTCGGGGACGTGTCTCTTCGAGGGGACGAACCTGTCGGAGGGGCGGGGGACCACGCGGCCGTTCGAGCTGCTCGGCGCGGAGGGGATCGACCGGCGGTGGGCGGCCGCCGCGAACGAACTGGGCCTGCCCGGGGCGCACTTCAGGGAGGCGTACTTCGCGCCGACGTTCTCCAAGTTCCAGGGGAAGACCGTCGGCGGGGTGCAGATCCATGTCCACGACCGGGCCGCGTACGACCCCGTGCGCACCGGGATCGGTCTGCTGGTGACCGCCAGGGCGGTGTGGAGCGGGTTCGCCTGGCGGCCGGACAACTGGATCGACAAGCTGACCGGTTCGGCGCGGGTGCGGACGATGATCGACGCGGGGGCGGACACGGACGAGGTCGTGGCCGGCTGGCAGGAGGAGCTGGCCGCGTTCCGCAGGGTGCGCAAGGAGTATCTGCTGTACCGCTAG